A window of Bacillus sp. DX3.1 genomic DNA:
CATCCAACTCATAACCGATTTCCGCTCGTTTATGATTTTGATTAATCAAGTGAAAACCACATGTTCCAATTAATTGATTTGTCCCTTTCAACTCAATTCCCCAGCGAAAAACACTACCTTCTTCATATCTTTTTCTAAAGTGTTGAATCGTATTTTTGACCTGGTCTACATCTTGAAATGAATCCATTCCGAAATAGCGAATTACGGATTCCTTCGCAAAATAATGAAACATTGTTTCTGCATCTAATAATGTTAATTCTCTTAACTGTAACCGCTCTGTTTCTAAAACAGGAAACTTCCCCATCTTTTTCTCTCCCTCTTATTCTAATGAGCTGCAAATTTCAATATAATTACCATCTGGATCCGAAATGTAAGCAATGGTTTGTCCCCACGGTTTTGTTATCGGTTCTACCAATACCGTAACACCTTGCGCTCTTAATGCCTCTATCGTTTCCTCTACATTTTCCACAACAAAGCCAATCTCAAATGTAGATGATTCCAGTACACCTTTTGGAATTGATAATCCTGTTAATTCTTGTACACTTTCCCTACTGTTAATAGCTAATATAGTAGATCCTGTATCAAACTCAATGTAAGTACCATGTTCCCCTTTAATCGTTAGATGTAAAATATTTTTATAAAATTGAAGGCACTCCTCGTACCTTTCTACATATAAAATGATATACTTCATTTTCAAGTTCACGTTTCCCACTCCTTTCATGCATTTGTCTATCTTTCGACAAGTAACAAGAAAAACCTGCCCAAATATAGATTTTTAAGACATACAAACAATGCATTTGGAGTCTCATTCGCCACTATTTTTGCACACAAAAAAAAGATCGATTTCTCGATCTTAACCATATTGGCATAAAACAGGAGATTGGTTAGGACATAACCAGTTCATACATAAATTATAAATGAATATTTCAGAATTTTAAATACATTCAACGGTAATAAATCGGCATCTATGTTGAGAAAATTATTAAAACAACAGTATAAAAATAAACGATTTTATACAGAAACCATTCATTTATGAATAAATTCCTCTCTATGAAGAAATGCTAAAAATGGAGGTGTGTACATATGGAACCAATGCTTTGCCCAAGTTGTAGAACAAATCGTACCCGGTTTAACATTATTGAGCAACAAGTAAAGCCTGTTAAGTTAAATCCACAAACGGGTCAAATTGAGGAAGAATATACAAACGACAATATGAGTGCATTTCATATGGCGTATCAAGGTCCTACATACCGTGTACAGTGTGCAGCATGTGGGCTCGTTGAAAATCCAGAACAATTTATTAAACCTGCTCAAAATCAATCTTTTTAATTCACAAAAAGTTGCTTGTTTTATAAGCAACTTTTTTACTTTCAACGTCTTTTCACTCTGTAAGCGGTCCTTTTGTATCAATATGTTATAATCCTAATATACAGAAATAATTGATTCTAATGTCTAGTCGACTTCACACTATCCAACAATTTCTCCAACAAGATGAAATACTTCTTCTCCAAACACAATGTTCACTACACACATTTCTGCATAGAGGTGCACCAAGGCCTGGTACTTTAGCAGTTACTAATCAAAGAATTTTATTCATTTATACCGGCCTGAACAATACAATTTCAAAACAATATGAAGAGTTTTTATATGAAAACATTACTGACATAAAAGAAAAAAAGACCCTTTTCGAATCTCGCATTGTTTTCTACCATGAACACAATTGGATTCCTCTACAATATATTCATAATAAAGATACGCAAAAGCGTATTTTACAAATGATTCAAGAAAAGGTGGATAATTGAAAAAATATTATATTTTAATTTACAACAAAAGCATACGAATTTTTTCACTGTTTCTTAATACGAGATATCCTTTATTTTCTCAAAACAATTGATCATTGATTTATCCCAAAATATTATTATAGTAATTTTTAATATTAATTTTTAGAAAATTTTGTTAAAATATACAAATACACTCTTCTATATAAGTCCATTTTGATTTTTCGACATATAGCCGCGGCTATGGATAACAACAGGTGACCTGCACTCGTTTTCTCTCTTTGTTTTCACTTGGTATGGGCCAGGAAAAGGTGCTGACCGCTTCTATGCATGGCCGGATGCTCTCTCCCACCTAAATTTATGTCGGTTTTTTAATTTGTATTTATATACTATTGAAAGGATGATACTTATGATAGATAAATTGAAACATAATATAAGTTCTGTTTTTGTCGGAAAAGAAAATGTCATTGATCTGCTTTTAGTTTCCTTGCTGGCAGATGGACATGTGCTACTTGAAGATGTACCTGGAACGGGGAAAACGTTACTTGCTAAAACAATTGCCAAAAGTGTTGGCGGTCAATTTTCTCGTGTCCAATTCACACCAGATGTTCTTCCTAGTGATGTGACTGGTATTGAATATTTCAACCAAAAAACAAGTGAATTTGAATTAAGACTCGGTCCAGTCATGACAAATTTACTACTAGCAGATGAAATAAACCGGGCAATGCCCCGGACACAATCCAGTTTGTTAGAAGCGATGGAAGAACGCCAAGTAACCCTTGAAAAGAAATCTACATTATTGCCAAAACCGTTCTTTGTTATTGCGACACAAAACCCAATTGAATCACAAGGGACTTTCCCACTTCCTGATGCACAGCTGGATCGTTTTTTAATGACAATTTCTATTGGCTATCCTTCTCCAGAAGAGGAACTAAAAATGATGCGACGTTTTCGAAAAAATAAACCTCTAGATGAGCTTTGTTCAGTCATATCTTTAAAGGATATTTTACAAATACAACAAAAGGTAAAAGAAATTTACGTATCAGAGCCGTTGGAGCATTACATCATCCAACTTGCCAATGCAACGCGTAATCATGATTATATTGCGAATGGTATTAGTCCACGTGCAACACTTGTATTAGTACGAGCAATGCAGGCTCTGGCTTTTTTACATAATCGCGATTTTTGTACGCCTGAAGATATACAATTCTTACTCCCTTACGTGTGGAAGCACCGTATTGTTTTGTCGATGGAGGGCGCTTTGCGAACAACAAAACAGGAATTAATTGAAAGTATCCTAGCTGATGTTGACGTTCCCGTGGAGATTGAGCAATCATGAATTATACGCGTATCGTAACCGTTCCATTATTTTTCCAAAATCATATTATTAAATTAACAATCCCAGTAGCCCTATTGCTAGCTTTCTATGTACCTGACTCATTTTTAGTTTTCCCCTTCTTATTTTACTATTTGTTTTCTTATTTTATTTATCGCTATACCTCATACATCGAACAATACTTTCGAATTATAAATAAAAAACAAACAGCACGGTTATTCCCTGAAGAAGACGGGAATTTATCCATTCATTTGCAAAATAAAGCGAAGCTCCCTTTAGTAAATGGCACCTGTTTTTTTCATATTAATCCGGCCTTAGTTCCACATTTGAATACTGGAATTGAACAAATATCAAAAACTTTATTTTCCTTTCGTTTTTCACAACCTGCCAAGTCACAACAAAAATGGGATTTATCATTTACAGCTACAAAACGAGGTGTTTTTCAAATTGAACAGTTTGAATGTATCATAGGAGACCCCTTCCATATCATTCAAGTACATTTGCCCGCTATGCATAAATTAAAAACAGAAATTATCGTTTATCCTACTTTAAAACGTGTAGTAGGTTTACAGGAAATACACCAATTGTCAATGGGCACATATAGAACAAACTTTTCCTATTTTCATGATGAGTCCTCCATTGTTGGTGTGAAACAATATGAAAGAGAATCATTTCGCTCCATTCATTGGAAAGCATCCGCTAAAATGCAAAGTCTACAGGCAAAACAATATGAAGCTATAAAAAATTATAGCTGGACTATTTCCCTTTATCTCGGGGCAGAGCGTGGATTTGGTTGGAAAGAAAATATTGAAGATCTCATTTCTTACACAACGTATTTATGCCAATTCGCAACAGAAAAAAAGATACCTTTTGAATTATTTGTTAGTATATTTGCTGAAGAGGGTCCTTTACATCTCACATTAAATGAAGGACACATGCAGTACGTTAAAGCTTTAGAAGAACTTGCCCGTATTTCAGATGATAGTACGATACTCCCTAGTGAAAGTTTCTTTCACTATTTAAGTAGAAAAAAAGAACGTTCGTCTACAATGTTTTTTGTTGGGATAAAGAAAGCTAATTTGCCAAATATGATGCAGCAAACTTATCTCATCAATGATGAAGGAGTGGTGGAACAACTTGAAAACATGGGTACATTACGTTAATGATTTTATCCTTCTGCTCTTACTTTCTATGCTTACTGAAAAAGGAGAAGTTGTTCACATCTTACTTTTTCTTGTCGCCAGTTTTATTTGCATCATACTCATTAATAAAATAAATCTTAACAAAAGAACTGCCTTGATTGCACTATTCATTCTGCAAGTCATACTTTGTTACACATTATCCATTTTTTCTATCCTTAGTTCCATATTACTTCCTTTTTTCTTTTTTATCGTGCATGTAAGAGAAGATATTACACCATATCATAAAATGTTAGGTGCTTTTTTATGGTTAATTGTCTCTGTTTTTCTTCATGTAGTGCAAATGCCTTCTATATGGGAATTAGGATTATTTACTTTACATGCTCTGCTATCACTTTGGATCACAAGTTTTAATAAAAACCAGAAAATCGTACGTTTTTTATCAATCGCAGCAGTTGGAACTGCTAGCCTCCTGTTTATACCATTGATATCTTATATACGTCTCATCATCTCATATTCTTTACACTGGGTCTCTCTTGGATTCGGCTATTTCATTCAATTTTTATTGTCTGTTACAGATACGAATGATGGAGAAGAAGTGGTAAGCAAAATAGGGATGCAAAGCACAGAACTACCACCACCTGAAAAAGAGTATGACGCTTTTGTTACCCAGACAATTACCGCTTCTCTAATTGGTATATTTGCTATATTTGTTATTTGGAAACTTTATAAAAAAAGAAAATCACTTCAATTAGGTGGCATTTCCTTCTATAATCCTAGCATGATTATTCCTGAAGAAGGAATGGTGCAAAAACAAAAACAAATCACACGCCCACCTAAAAACGCAATTCGAAAAGAGATTTTTAAACTGGAAAAAAAATTAAGACCACCTTTAAACCGGCAGCGCGGGGAAACGATAGAAGCATGGATGGAACGGATTCATACAGAAGAAGAAGTCTCCATTCAATTGGATGTAATTATTGATGCATACAACGCTGCGAGGTATGCAAATCGTGAAGATACTGAACTTCTCCAGCACTTTAAAAGAGAAATTAATGCATTATACAAATATCGAAAACCAGTGAAAAAGAAGAAAGAATAGCTTCATACAATCTTTAGACTAGCCAAAAACCTCGATATCTCCTACTGGAGTCATCGAGGTTTTTTACTTTCTATTAACGAAGTACATGCAAAGAAAGCTGTCCCACAACTTCTTATTACCCTTGCAAGGGTTGTCCATCAAATGCTTTTACATCCAGTGGTGCTGTTAAAAAGTTACTAGCTTTCGCAACGAAGGAAGTAAAGTGCTCACTTGCATTATGACTAGCAACCGCCCCTGCATCTTGCCAAACTTCAACCATAGTAAAGACATTTTCTTTTTCTGTATCCTTATATAAATCGTACGATATATTTCCACTTTCTTCTCTCGAAGCAGTAATTAGGGGCTGAATCTCCTCTAAAAACGCTTGTTGTTTTGCTGCATCAACATGAAATACGGCATGAATAATAATCATGAAACATTCCCCTCTCTTTTCCTTACTTCCACTCTGCAACTTTTTCAACTGGAAGACGAACTGATTTATAACCGCTCTCTGCTGCTTTACCAATTGAAATCAACATAACTGGAACATAGCGATCTTTATCTAATCCAAAAGCTTCTGCAATTTTGTCTTTTTCAAAACCACCGATTGGACATGTATCGTATCCATGAGCACGAGCTGTAAGCATAAGTTGCATTGATACAAGGCCACCATCAATTAATACAGTATCTTTCATAACAGCTGAATCAACCGTTGAGAAGTAAGCAGTTAGTTTTTCCATTTGGCCTTCTTTTACTTCTGCAGGCATATAACCTAGGTCAACTGCTTTGCTGTATATTTCTTCTGCGTTGTCGAAATTATTTAAGTCCCCAAATACGGCGATCATCGCTGCAGATGTTTCAACTTGAAGTTGATTAAAGCGAGCAAGTGGCGCAAGTGTTGCTTTCCCTTCCGCACTATCAATAACAAGAAAGCGCCATGGTTGCATATTAACTGAAGACGGTGCAAGTGTTGCCTCTGTCAGAATTTCTGTCATTTCTTCTTTACTAATTTTCACAGATGTATCGTATTTACGAATCGAACGACGTCCTGTCAGAATTTCTGTAAAGTCATTTGTTTTTGTTACGTTACTC
This region includes:
- a CDS encoding GNAT family protein, producing the protein MGKFPVLETERLQLRELTLLDAETMFHYFAKESVIRYFGMDSFQDVDQVKNTIQHFRKRYEEGSVFRWGIELKGTNQLIGTCGFHLINQNHKRAEIGYELDDTYWEKGYATEALQAMLAYGFETLQFIRIAAVVYTENEASHKLLKKAGFTEEGLFRKYMIQNGVAHDTVIHSLLEEDWRKPLLQVKQTVL
- a CDS encoding VOC family protein; this translates as MNLKMKYIILYVERYEECLQFYKNILHLTIKGEHGTYIEFDTGSTILAINSRESVQELTGLSIPKGVLESSTFEIGFVVENVEETIEALRAQGVTVLVEPITKPWGQTIAYISDPDGNYIEICSSLE
- a CDS encoding DUF4018 domain-containing protein codes for the protein MKTWVHYVNDFILLLLLSMLTEKGEVVHILLFLVASFICIILINKINLNKRTALIALFILQVILCYTLSIFSILSSILLPFFFFIVHVREDITPYHKMLGAFLWLIVSVFLHVVQMPSIWELGLFTLHALLSLWITSFNKNQKIVRFLSIAAVGTASLLFIPLISYIRLIISYSLHWVSLGFGYFIQFLLSVTDTNDGEEVVSKIGMQSTELPPPEKEYDAFVTQTITASLIGIFAIFVIWKLYKKRKSLQLGGISFYNPSMIIPEEGMVQKQKQITRPPKNAIRKEIFKLEKKLRPPLNRQRGETIEAWMERIHTEEEVSIQLDVIIDAYNAARYANREDTELLQHFKREINALYKYRKPVKKKKE
- a CDS encoding PH domain-containing protein, with amino-acid sequence MSSRLHTIQQFLQQDEILLLQTQCSLHTFLHRGAPRPGTLAVTNQRILFIYTGLNNTISKQYEEFLYENITDIKEKKTLFESRIVFYHEHNWIPLQYIHNKDTQKRILQMIQEKVDN
- a CDS encoding DNA alkylation repair protein; its protein translation is MEPMLCPSCRTNRTRFNIIEQQVKPVKLNPQTGQIEEEYTNDNMSAFHMAYQGPTYRVQCAACGLVENPEQFIKPAQNQSF
- a CDS encoding MoxR family ATPase, with the translated sequence MILMIDKLKHNISSVFVGKENVIDLLLVSLLADGHVLLEDVPGTGKTLLAKTIAKSVGGQFSRVQFTPDVLPSDVTGIEYFNQKTSEFELRLGPVMTNLLLADEINRAMPRTQSSLLEAMEERQVTLEKKSTLLPKPFFVIATQNPIESQGTFPLPDAQLDRFLMTISIGYPSPEEELKMMRRFRKNKPLDELCSVISLKDILQIQQKVKEIYVSEPLEHYIIQLANATRNHDYIANGISPRATLVLVRAMQALAFLHNRDFCTPEDIQFLLPYVWKHRIVLSMEGALRTTKQELIESILADVDVPVEIEQS
- a CDS encoding DUF58 domain-containing protein translates to MNYTRIVTVPLFFQNHIIKLTIPVALLLAFYVPDSFLVFPFLFYYLFSYFIYRYTSYIEQYFRIINKKQTARLFPEEDGNLSIHLQNKAKLPLVNGTCFFHINPALVPHLNTGIEQISKTLFSFRFSQPAKSQQKWDLSFTATKRGVFQIEQFECIIGDPFHIIQVHLPAMHKLKTEIIVYPTLKRVVGLQEIHQLSMGTYRTNFSYFHDESSIVGVKQYERESFRSIHWKASAKMQSLQAKQYEAIKNYSWTISLYLGAERGFGWKENIEDLISYTTYLCQFATEKKIPFELFVSIFAEEGPLHLTLNEGHMQYVKALEELARISDDSTILPSESFFHYLSRKKERSSTMFFVGIKKANLPNMMQQTYLINDEGVVEQLENMGTLR
- a CDS encoding putative quinol monooxygenase yields the protein MIIIHAVFHVDAAKQQAFLEEIQPLITASREESGNISYDLYKDTEKENVFTMVEVWQDAGAVASHNASEHFTSFVAKASNFLTAPLDVKAFDGQPLQG
- a CDS encoding nitroreductase family protein, whose amino-acid sequence is MSNVTKTNDFTEILTGRRSIRKYDTSVKISKEEMTEILTEATLAPSSVNMQPWRFLVIDSAEGKATLAPLARFNQLQVETSAAMIAVFGDLNNFDNAEEIYSKAVDLGYMPAEVKEGQMEKLTAYFSTVDSAVMKDTVLIDGGLVSMQLMLTARAHGYDTCPIGGFEKDKIAEAFGLDKDRYVPVMLISIGKAAESGYKSVRLPVEKVAEWK